The following are from one region of the Aspergillus chevalieri M1 DNA, chromosome 1, nearly complete sequence genome:
- a CDS encoding ssDNA-dependent ATPase MGS1 (BUSCO:EOG09261W2O;~COG:L;~EggNog:ENOG410PFT5;~InterPro:IPR003959,IPR027417,IPR003593,IPR021886, IPR006642,IPR032423,IPR008921;~PFAM:PF16193,PF00004,PF05496,PF12002;~go_function: GO:0003677 - DNA binding [Evidence IEA];~go_function: GO:0005524 - ATP binding [Evidence IEA];~go_function: GO:0016887 - ATPase activity [Evidence IEA];~go_process: GO:0006260 - DNA replication [Evidence IEA];~go_process: GO:0006281 - DNA repair [Evidence IEA]) yields the protein MVSCPICGNSVPSLRINDHIDSNCQSFIGETASDPPSSQKGNVPSLFQPTSARKASAQASLQKESSQSDASPLRSVNGKGTHDTDSPVERSRTRPDDFSTETQSQPKRPKTNAFQRAAPLAERMRPRTLDDVCGQELVGPNGVLRGLIEQDRVPSMILWGGPGTGKTTIARVIASMVGSRFVEINSTSTGVAECKKIFSDARNELSLAGRKTIVFCDEIHRFSKSQQDVWLGPVESGQVTLIGATTENPSFKVQSALLSRCRTFTLSKLSDEEVESILFRALKFEGPNYSPSELVDEELVKYLARFADGDARTSLNLLELAMDLSKRPSITKDELKRSLTKTLVYDRAGDQHYDTISAFHKSLRGSDPDAALYYLARMIQSGEDPLYIARRLIVVASEDIGLADNSMLTLAISTHSAVEKIGLPEARINLAHATVAMALSKKSTRSYRGLNNAFAALNEPGIAGLPVPIHLRNAPTRLMKELGYGKEYKYNPNYVDGQVAQDYLPETLHGRRFLEDRDLGTAIDHDLND from the coding sequence ATGGTATCCTGTCCCATTTGCGGGAATTCGGTCCCCTCCTTGAGAATCAACGACCATATCGATTCCAACTGCCAGAGTTTCATAGGCGAAACAGCCTCCGATCCCCCATCGTCCCAGAAAGGGAACGTTCCCAGTCTCTTCCAGCCTACTTCAGCTCGAAAAGCGTCTGCGCAAGCTAGCTTACAGAAGGAATCGTCACAATCAGATGCCTCGCCTCTGCGGAGCGTTAACGGAAAGGGAACCCACGATACAGACTCGCCGGTGGAACGGAGTAGAACAAGGCCAGATGACTTCTCCACAGAAACGCAGTCACAGCCGAAACGACCAAAGACGAATGCATTTCAAAGAGCCGCGCCGCTAGCAGAGCGTATGCGCCCCCGTACATTGGACGATGTCTGTGGCCAGGAATTGGTTGGGCCAAATGGCGTCCTCCGCGGGCTGATCGAGCAGGATCGGGTTCCAAGTATGATTCTCTGGGGCGGTCCTGGGACAGGCAAAACAACAATAGCGAGGGTAATTGCCTCGATGGTAGGCAGCCGGTTTGTGGAGATCAACAGTACCAGCACGGGAGTCGCGGAGTGCAAGAAGATCTTCTCGGATGCCAGGAATGAATTGAGCCTTGCTGGCAGGAAGACGATTGTATTCTGTGACGAGATACATCGCTTTTCCAAGTCGCAACAAGATGTCTGGTTAGGGCCTGTGGAAAGTGGACAAGTCACGCTCATAGGTGCGACAACGGAAAACCCATCGTTCAAAGTACAAAGCGCACTGCTCTCCAGATGCAGAACGTTCACTTTGTCCAAACTTTCTGATGAAGAGGTCGAATCTATTCTCTTCCGGGCCCTCAAGTTTGAAGGGCCGAACTATTCGCCCTCAGAATTGGTGGACGAAGAGCTGGTCAAGTATCTTGCAAGATTTGCAGATGGTGACGCGCGAACCTCTCTCAATCTCCTAGAACTTGCCATGGACCTGTCGAAGCGGCCGTCGATCACAAAAGATGAGTTGAAGCGGTCGTTGACCAAAACGCTGGTATACGATAGGGCAGGGGACCAACATTATGATACCATATCGGCCTTTCACAAGTCCCTTCGTGGCAGCGATCCAGATGCAGCATTATATTACCTCGCGCGGATGATTCAATCTGGGGAAGACCCGTTGTACATAGCAAGACGCCTCATCGTTGTTGCATCTGAGGACATTGGTCTGGCGGATAATTCGATGTTAACGCTGGCCATCTCCACACATTCTGCCGTGGAAAAAATTGGCCTTCCTGAAGCACGAATCAATCTAGCACATGCTACGGTGGCTATGGCGCTATCAAAGAAGAGTACCCGCTCTTATCGTGGCCTTAACAATGCGTTTGCTGCCTTGAATGAACCGGGGATCGCTGGACTACCAGTCCCCATACATTTGAGAAATGCTCCCACGCGATTGATGAAAGAATTGGGTTATGGAAAGGAGTACAAATATAATCCGAACTATGTTGATGGCCAGGTTGCGCAGGATTATCTCCCTGAGACTCTGCATGGCCGGCGGTTCCTCGAGGACAGGGATCTAGGCACGGCGATTGACCACGACTTGAATGACTGA
- a CDS encoding kynurenine--oxoglutarate transaminase (BUSCO:EOG09262DKA;~COG:E;~EggNog:ENOG410PVV7;~InterPro:IPR004839,IPR015424,IPR015421,IPR015422;~PFAM:PF00155;~go_function: GO:0003824 - catalytic activity [Evidence IEA];~go_function: GO:0030170 - pyridoxal phosphate binding [Evidence IEA];~go_process: GO:0009058 - biosynthetic process [Evidence IEA]) → MPALLRSSLPFSPSSAILKKSSILPAISCTYRSSLLPRIHFPGVRTMTATAARPDPFRPAARVAGQRQDVWSIVNEAAAASPVQPIVNMGQGFFGYNPPKFALDAAKDALDRVDCNQYSPTKGRPRLKKAIADAYSPFFGRTLNPDTEVSITTGANEGMLSAFMGFIEPGDEVIIFEPFFDQYISNIEMPSGTIRYVPLHPPKDGATRTSSAAEWTINFEELENAINPKTKMIVLNSPHNPVGKVFSKAELERIGELCVKHNLIILSDEVYDRLYYVPFTRIATLSPELYERTLTVASAGKAFYATGWRVGYLIGPEHLIKYVAGAHTRICYSSVSPLQEATAIAFEQADQVGFWDDSRAEMKSKMERFCEVFKELGIPYSDPEGGYFVLANMASVKLPEGYQFPPHVANRPRDFKLCWFLIHEVGVAAIPPTEFYTDANAHIAEDYLRFAVCKNDDVLETAKERLRGLKKYIQ, encoded by the exons ATGCCTGCTCTCTTAAgatcttctcttcctttttcgcCATCTTCTGCCATTCTCAAGAAgtcttccattcttcctgCTATTTCCTGCACTTATCGATCTTCTTTGTTACCCCGCATACACTTCCCCGGAGTCCGAACCATGACTGCGACTGCTGCTCGTCCGGATCCCTTTCGTCCAGCCGCGAGAGTCGCTGGCCAGAGGCAGGATGTTTG GTCAATCGTCAATGAGGCCGCAGCCGCTTCGCCGGTCCAGCCCATTGTGAACATGGGCCAAGGTTTCTT TGGCTACAACCCCCCGAAATTCGCCCTTGACGCTGCGAAGGATGCGCTGGACCGTGTGGACTGCAACCAATACTCCCCGACGAAG GGTCGTCCACGTCTCAAGAAAGCCATTGCGGATGCCTACTCCCCCTTCTTCGGACGAACATTGAACCCTGACACGGAGGTCTCGATCACCACTGGTGCCAATGAAG GAATGCTGAGTGCTTTTATGGGCTTCATTGAGCCCGGGGACGAAGTCATCATCTTCGAGCCATTCTTCGACCA ATACATCAGCAACATTGAAATGCCCAGTGGCACTATTCGTTATGTTCCGCTTCACCCGCCCAAAGACGGTGCCACCAGGACTTCGTCTGCTGCGGAGTGGACGATTAACtttgaggagttggagaATGCGATCAACCCTAAAACCAAGATGATT GTGCTGAACTCTCC TCACAATCCTGTTGGCAAGGTCTTCTCTAAAGCTGAACTGGAACGTATTGGTGAGCTCTGTGTTAAGCACAACCTTATCATCCTTTCCGACGAGGTCTACGACCGTCTCTACTACGTCCCTTTTACTAGAATCGCCACCCTGTCCCCAGAACTCTACGAGCGCACTCTGACTGTGGCCTCCGCCGGTAAGGCATTCTATGCCACCGGTTGGCGTGTCGGATACTTGATTGGCCCCGAGCATCTGATCAAGTACGTTGCTGGTGCGCACACTCGCATCTGCTACAGTTCCGTGTCGCCCCTTCAAGAAGCGACTGCTATCGCTTTTGAACAAGCCGACCAGGTTGGTTTCTGGGACGACAGCCGTGCGGAGATGAAGAGCAAGATGGAACGCTTCTGTGAAGTGTTCAAAGAGCTTGGCATCCCA TACTCTGACCCCGAAGGTGGTTACTTCGTCCTGGCCAACATGGCCTCAGTCAAACTGCCAGAGGGCTATCAGTTCCCTCCTCATGTGGCTAACCGCCCCCGCGACTTCAAGCTCTGCTGGTTCCTCATCCATGAGGTCGGTGTGGCCGCCATTCCTCCCACTGAGTTCTATACCGATGCGAATGCGCACATTGCAGAAGATTACCTCCGTTTTGCCGTTTGCAAGAACGACGATGTCCTTGAAACTGCAAAGGAGAGATTGCGCGGTTTGAAGAAGTATATCCAATGA
- a CDS encoding uncharacterized protein (COG:S;~EggNog:ENOG410Q2HA) translates to MSESPTSPACITRSSSPDKSSQQDYQAEDENPPGSQKTQRRSKAIDLIRARTVVRMSPPVSAENSPVKAELPGRSPEVSPTKLPAKRPGSPPQRPSNNSAPKSPSKSSKETPGKSQKASPARQSMQSGSPALHGQPVQLYKNPVPSLEPSPMPNPEKDQSAASSGGEAGFQSFGGSYTYPYMLNTQLFPEQDAAGTFQPALYVVPVYAGGTNTAQSPVLEFEQVLPPTKFRGGYSSLASFEAEWRANLESFVTASSEENTGVIAEQSITTHTDEGNLAIPTPRNLGVVSPETDSTTERSETQDTQHQPLPNPISRRNTLSTRPKLSPIQEISRQDTLSPKSETSTAITTDPPSPARSIDSGQFFKHASSISTQSSPTPSTATTTTASTTITRKQKPSDFFYQLDSHGFPCASSACDNRCNLWDDTSVICPKCGPYSEIRYCSKAHLLEDIKWHWVYCGTMSFEYPCKESSIPREIRVDTPCLIPCIHGYDTPERHRQAVYFNVCGSRADYFIFSDWGDLMEAGGASDGMAPRCSSRIICTVTFEDSAEKDRFRRVLAACLFRKPPLLPNLSLLDKTALTNPVTIEVPDVADYLFRLIRNNLRTKSLWSKSLHQSLIHQLSQELSVQIQPHVTGERHACSTDWDGQSRRACKDVVCRGEYRRLLGKLGGMGFGRLLEHLEAGYWVLRAARSTHPVVKEVEERMRGVGFEGVLEEDRRVFRRGVGWDGVGSGCMEIEGVNV, encoded by the exons ATGTCAGAATCCCCAACCTCACCTGCATGCATAACAAGAAGCTCTTCGCCTGATAAAAGCAGTCAACAGG ATTATCAAGCCGAAGACGAAAACCCTCCCGGCAGCCAGAAGACTCAGAGACGTTCAAAAGCCATCGACTTGATACGCGCCCGAACGGTCGTCCGCATGTCTCCGCCCGTGTCTGCAGAGAACTCTCCCGTGAAGGCGGAGTTGCCAGGACGATCCCCAGAGGTATCACCAACAAAGCTACCGGCAAAACGTCCAGGGAGCCCTCCACAAAGGCCCTCAAACAATTCTGCACCAAAGTCACCTAGCAAGTCGTCAAAGGAAACACCAGGAAAGTCACAAAAGGCGTCGCCAGCCCGGCAGAGCATGCAATCAGGATCTCCTGCTCTACATGGACAGCCTGTTCAGCTGTACAAAAATCCAGTTCCCTCCCTAGAACCGTCGCCCATGCCAAATCCTGAGAAAGATCAGAGTGCCGCATCCTCAGGCGGCGAAGCGGGTTTTCAGTCTTTCGGTGGCAGTTATACATATCCGTACATGTTGAACACCCAGCTTTTCCCCGAGCAGGACGCTGCCGGTACATTTCAGCCTGCTTTGTATGTTGTGCCCGTCTATGCCGGAGGTACAAATACGGCGCAGAGTCCCGTCCTCGAGTTTGAACAGGTTCTCCCTCCTACTAAATTTCGAGGTGGCTACAGTAGCCTCGCGTCGTTCGAAGCGGAATGGAGAGCAAATCTGGAATCATTCGTCACAGCCTCAAGTGAAGAAAACACAGGAGTAATAGCTGAGCAGTCTATCACTACTCACACGGATGAGGGAAATCTGGCGATACCTACTCCACGAAATCTTGGAGTTGTCTCACCGGAAACGGACAGCACAACCGAACGAAGCGAAACGCAAGACACCCAACATCAACCTCTCCCAAACCCTATTTCGCGTCGAAACACACTCTCCACCAGACCAAAACTATCCCCCATCCAAGAAATCTCCCGGCAAGACACCCTGTCACCAAAATCCGAGACCTCGACAGCCATAACAACTGACCCCCCATCCCCCGCCAGATCCATTGACTCAGGCCAATTCTTCAAACACGCCTCATCAATAAGTACGCAGTCCAGTCCAACACCAAGCAcagcaaccacaaccacagcCAGTACCACAATAACCCGAAAACAGAAACCCTCTGACTTCTTCTACCAACTCGACAGCCACGGCTTCCCCTGCGCTTCCAGCGCATGCGATAACCGCTGCAACCTCTGGGACGACACGAGTGTGATTTGTCCTAAATGCGGGCCGTATTCTGAAATCCGGTACTGCTCAAAGGCCCATTTACTCGAAGATATCAAATGGCACTGGGTGTACTGCGGAACGATGAGCTTCGAGTATCCATGTAAAGAGAGCAGTATCCCGAGGGAGATTCGGGTAGACACGCCGTGTTTGATTCCGTGTATACATGGGTATGATACGCCGGAGCGACATCGGCAGGCTGTTTATTTCAATGTCTGTGGCTCACGGGCGGATTATTTTATCTTTTCAGATTGGGGTGATTTGATGGAGGCTGGCGGGGCGTCTGATGGGATGGCGCCGCGGTGCTCGTCGAGGATTATCTGCACTGTTACCTTTGAAGATTCAGCTGAGAAAGATCGATTCCGCCGTGTGCTCGCGGCTTGTCTTTTCCGTAAACCACCTCTTCTCCCTAACCTTTCCCTCCTAGACAAAACCGCGCTAACAAACCCAGTAACAATCGAAGTCCCGGACGTAGCAGACTACCTCTTCCGACTAATCCGCAACAACCTACGCACAAAATCCCTCTGGAGCAAATCCCTCCACCAGTCCCTAATACACCAACTATCCCAAGAACTCTCCGTCCAAATCCAGCCACACGTCACGGGTGAACGGCACGCTTGTTCAACAGACTGGGACGGACAAAGCCGGCGCGCTTGTAAAGATGTTGTTTGTCGAGGCGAGTATCGGCGGCTGCTGGGAAAGTTAGGGGGGATGGGATTTGGACGGTTGCTTGAGCATTTGGAGGCAGGGTATTGGGTGCTTAGAGCTGCGAGGAGCACGCATCCTGTGGTTaaggaggtggaggagaggaTGAGAGGGGTGGGGTTTGAGGGGGTTTTGGAGGAGGATAGGAGGGTTTTTCGGAGGGGGGTTGGTTGGGATGGGGTTGGGAGTGGGTGTATGGAGATTGAGGGGGTAAATGTTTGA